Genomic window (Streptomyces yatensis):
GGCGACCCGCCGATGAGCGGCCCGGGGCGCGGTCCCTATCCGACACCCGTGGACGCCTTCCTGGACCAGCTGGCACAGGCCGTACGCGGCACCACCGCCGCGGAAGTGGCCGGGGCGTGGCCTCGGTGGCCGCACCGGGAGCTGGAGTTGAGGGCCCGCTGGCTGGCCAGTTGCGGCGAGGAGGCCATCAAGGCCACCCACCGCGGCTTCGAGAGCGAGGACTTCTTCGACTGGTGGCCCTCCGTCCCCGGCCCCACGGCGTTGCTGTACGGCGCGGACAGCCCCGTGGTCACCGAGATGGGCGCGGCGGAGGCGGCCCGGAACAACCCCACGGCCTCACTGAGCCGGATACCGGACGCCGGCCACATGCTGTTCTGGGACAACCCTCCCGCCGCCCTCGCGAGCCTGCGGGAAGAACTGCGCCCGATGCTCGCCTGACCGGTGGCTCTCCCCGATTCCCCGGCCGTTCCATCCCCGCGCGGGGGCGATGACGTGGCGTGCTTAAGTAGGCGCCATGGCTGACGAAACCGCACCCTCGACGTCCGCGACGCCCCGGCCACCCGCCGCGCTGACGACCGCGCCCGGATACCAGGTCCGGCGCCTGTACCAGGCATACCTCGCCGTCTGGATCAGGGCGGTCGACCCGCTCCTGACCGGGCCGCAGTTCGCGGTACTCCAGGTTGTGGACGCGAGCCCGGGGCACGACCAGCGATCGCTGGCGTCAGCGGTCGCCCTCGATACGTCGACCATGACGGACGTCGCCCGCCGGCTGGAGAAGCGCGGCCTGATCGTCCGCAGAACGGCCGCCGACGACGGCCGGCGCAAACTGCTCTATCTGACCGAGGAAGGCAAACACACCCTCGACGACGCGAACCGCCGCGCCCGACTGCTCGACGAACAACTCCTGGAGCCGTACGGACCACAGCAGCGCGACGACATCACACATCTGCTCGCATCCCTCGCCGACCACTGGGAGCAACTGACCGAGGACGGGTGAACCGCCGTGGCACGGCAGGCCACGGGAACGGGCCCGCGGGTCGTCGGCGAGTCCCGTACACCGGACAACCGGAGGATTCCGTGACCGATCACCACGTCGGCCTGATCGTGCCCAGCTCGAACCTCACCATGGAAACGGAGTTGCCCCGGATCCTGCGGCTGCGCGAGTCGGCGGTCCCCGAGGACCGGTTCGTGTTCCACAGCAGCCGGATGCGCATGCGGCAGGTGACCCCCGAGCAGCTGCGCGCCATGAACGCGCAGACCGAGCGAGCCGCGCTGGAACTCGCCGACGCACGCCCGGACGTCGTCGCCACGGCCTGTCTCGTCGCGATCATGGCCCAGGGCGCGGGGTACCACTGCACGGCGGAGGACGAGATCACCACCGTGCTGCGAGCCCAGGGCGCCCAGGCACCCGTGGTGTCCAGCGCCGGTGCCCTTCTCGACGGCATCAAGGCACTCGGGGCCAAGCGGGTCGCGATCATCACGCCGTATATGAAGCCGCTCACCGGGTTGGTCGCGAACTACATCGAGGACGCGGACATCGAGGTCGTGGACGCGCTGAGCCTGGAGGTACCGGACAATCTCGCCGTCGCCCGGCTGGACCCGGCGGATCTCCTCGACCACTGGCGGCGCCTGGACCTGTCACGTGCCGACGCGCTCGTACTGTCGGCATGCGTCCAGATGCCGTCACTGCCGTCGATCCAGCCGGCCGAGGACGCGATCGGCCTGCCCGTCCTGTCCGCGGCCACCGCCACGGCGTACCGCATCCTCGCCGAACTCGGCCTGCCCCCGCAGGTGCCGGGCGCCGGCAGCCTCCTCGGCGGCCGCCTCCCCGTCCCCGCCCGGAGCGCCCCGGAATAGCCTCGCCGGCACCTGGCGGACCACTCTGTCCGGGCGGGCCGCCCGACTTGCCCCTGACGCCAACGTGAGCTTTTAGCGTGGTGGATGTCGGCGCCCGCCGAGCATTCACCCCACTGACCTCACGAACGGCCGGTTCAGGCCGTGTGGAAGGGCAGAACGTCATGCGCGCAGTCCGCTATCACGAGTACGGCGGTGTGGAGACCCTTGTGGTCGAGCAGGTGCCGGACCCGCATCCCGGGCCCGGCGAGATCCGCGTCCGTGTCGCGGCGGCCGGTGTCAATCCCGTCGACTGGAAGGTGCGTTCCGGTGCGGTGCGCGAGGTGCTCCCCGTGGACCTGCCCGCGATGCCCGGGCGTGATGCCGTCGGCACGGTCGACGAGATCGGTGAGGGCGTGCAGGGGGTGCGCATCGGCGACCGTGTCTTCGGGCTGGGCGGCGTCACCGGCGCGACGGCGGAGCTGGCCGTGTTCTCGGCCTGGGCCCCCGCGCCCACCACATGGACCGACGAGGAGGCCGCCGGCGCCGGTCTGGCATCCGTGACCGCGATGGGCGGGCTGAAGGCGCTCGGCCCCCTGCGGGGGCGCACCCTGCTCGTCGAGGGGGCCGCCGGAGGCGTGGGCAGTGCCGCGGTCGAGATCGCGGTGGCTCAGGGCGCCACCGTGATCGGGACGGCCGGAGAGCGCAACCACGCGTTCCTCACCTCGCTCGGAGCCGTTCCCACCACCTACGGCACCGGCCTCGCGGAGCGCCTTGCCGTCCTGGCTCCGAACGGTGTCGACATCGCGCTCGACACCGCGGGCTCCGGGTCCCTGGCCGATCTCGTCGCGATCGTGGGCGACCCCGCTCGTGTGTCGACGGTCGCCGACTACGCCAACGCCCATCGGCTGGGTGTGCACCTGGCCAACGCCGAGAACGACCCCACGCTCCTCGCCGCAGCGGGCGAACTCGGTCGGCAAGGCCGCTACACACCGCGCATCGAGCGGACCTACGCGCTCGAACGGATCGCGGAAGCGCACGCATACGCCGAGCGCGGACACACGCGGGGGAAGATCGTGGTCCGCGTCTGAGCTTGTCCCACCGTTCGGGGCTTCCCGCGGCGTCGGCCGCGGGAAGCCCGCACCTCCGGATCGCCGGCCCGGAGTGATCCAACGGTGATCCAACCACCTCGGAGATCGTTCCGTTGGCCTCGATCTCGCATGAAGGCCCGTCAGCTTGCTGACGGGCCCTTTCTGCCTCGGCCCGCAGCCTGCCCACATCGGCCAGGTGGTCCCCACCCTCGACGCGGACGCGTGGGCAGGACCCGATGCCCGGTGGCATCCCCGCAGCGGGACGCCGACGTCCGGGAAGGTCAAGCGGCCGTGCCGGGAACAGCCGGCACGGCCGGCACCGTTGCATCGACCGGGGGACCGGCCTCACACGGGTGGGAACAAGGTCATCCGCCCCGACTGGACCCCGGCCCCGGGGATCGCGGAACACCCGCCGCGCACTCGGACCAAGACGTATTTCCGCAGGAGGACTGTTGTGATGACTGACCGGCCCTTGACGCTCATGGCAGTGCATGCCCACCCCGATGACGAGGCCACCGGGACCGGAGGGATCCTCGCGCGGTACGCGGCGGAAGGCATCCGCACGGTTCTGGTGACGTGTACCGACGGCGGGTGCGGTGATGGACCGGGAGGTGTCAAGCCGGGCGATCCCGGCCACGATCCAGCCACCGTTGCCTCGATGCGCCGTCAAGAACTCGAGGCGAGTTGTGAGGTCCTGAAGATCAGCGATCTGGAGATGCTGGACTACGCCGACTCCGGAATGATCGGCTGGCCGAGCAACGACGCCCCCGGATCCTTCTGGCAGACTCCCGTGGAGGAAGGCGCCGCCCGACTCGCGGAACTCATGCGGCACTACCGCCCCG
Coding sequences:
- a CDS encoding alpha/beta fold hydrolase, which codes for MTPHPYPAARSLSQSALADLAEVPATSRWVRSGATRLHVLDYGGPGVPLLVLPGITSPAITMDFVVRELTDLVRPVVVDVRGRGLSDDGGGYSLEEYAEDTEAVVMRLGLDRPVLFGHSMGARIAAATAARNKVPLRGTVLGDPPMSGPGRGPYPTPVDAFLDQLAQAVRGTTAAEVAGAWPRWPHRELELRARWLASCGEEAIKATHRGFESEDFFDWWPSVPGPTALLYGADSPVVTEMGAAEAARNNPTASLSRIPDAGHMLFWDNPPAALASLREELRPMLA
- a CDS encoding MarR family winged helix-turn-helix transcriptional regulator is translated as MADETAPSTSATPRPPAALTTAPGYQVRRLYQAYLAVWIRAVDPLLTGPQFAVLQVVDASPGHDQRSLASAVALDTSTMTDVARRLEKRGLIVRRTAADDGRRKLLYLTEEGKHTLDDANRRARLLDEQLLEPYGPQQRDDITHLLASLADHWEQLTEDG
- a CDS encoding maleate cis-trans isomerase family protein; this encodes MTDHHVGLIVPSSNLTMETELPRILRLRESAVPEDRFVFHSSRMRMRQVTPEQLRAMNAQTERAALELADARPDVVATACLVAIMAQGAGYHCTAEDEITTVLRAQGAQAPVVSSAGALLDGIKALGAKRVAIITPYMKPLTGLVANYIEDADIEVVDALSLEVPDNLAVARLDPADLLDHWRRLDLSRADALVLSACVQMPSLPSIQPAEDAIGLPVLSAATATAYRILAELGLPPQVPGAGSLLGGRLPVPARSAPE
- a CDS encoding NADP-dependent oxidoreductase: MRAVRYHEYGGVETLVVEQVPDPHPGPGEIRVRVAAAGVNPVDWKVRSGAVREVLPVDLPAMPGRDAVGTVDEIGEGVQGVRIGDRVFGLGGVTGATAELAVFSAWAPAPTTWTDEEAAGAGLASVTAMGGLKALGPLRGRTLLVEGAAGGVGSAAVEIAVAQGATVIGTAGERNHAFLTSLGAVPTTYGTGLAERLAVLAPNGVDIALDTAGSGSLADLVAIVGDPARVSTVADYANAHRLGVHLANAENDPTLLAAAGELGRQGRYTPRIERTYALERIAEAHAYAERGHTRGKIVVRV